The following coding sequences lie in one Synechococcus sp. CC9902 genomic window:
- a CDS encoding sigma-70 family RNA polymerase sigma factor — protein MPKVQQQQRNHRIQKYLSLVHPIARRYSYQSGCYCDDLTQVGYLGLIQASQRFKLTHGNSFPAFAKPHIRGAILHYLRDHVSLVRLPRGVEERAIKIRGHNERTLNNIDQLILQNYKFNSNWKELNEDCVGGTCNGSDDMEFKEQNRKIELAMKKLAKNEQIIIQLVIFEGNSLRKAGKIIDVSAMTVQRRLKRARAQLRDLLTTD, from the coding sequence ATGCCTAAAGTTCAGCAACAACAACGAAATCATCGGATTCAAAAGTATCTTTCACTGGTCCATCCGATCGCGAGGCGATACTCCTATCAAAGCGGATGTTATTGCGATGATTTGACGCAAGTTGGTTATTTAGGATTAATCCAAGCATCGCAACGCTTTAAACTAACGCATGGGAACTCATTTCCTGCCTTTGCTAAACCACATATTCGTGGTGCTATTCTCCACTATCTCAGGGACCATGTGAGTTTAGTTCGTTTACCACGTGGTGTTGAAGAACGAGCAATAAAAATAAGGGGCCATAATGAACGAACCCTCAACAATATTGATCAATTAATACTGCAAAACTATAAGTTCAATTCAAATTGGAAAGAGCTCAACGAAGATTGTGTAGGCGGTACGTGCAATGGATCAGATGATATGGAATTTAAGGAGCAAAATCGAAAAATAGAATTGGCTATGAAAAAGCTCGCCAAGAATGAACAAATCATCATTCAATTGGTCATCTTTGAAGGCAACAGTTTGAGGAAGGCTGGGAAAATTATCGACGTCTCCGCGATGACTGTGCAACGTCGACTCAAGCGAGCACGCGCTCAACTGCGAGACCTTTTAACTACGGATTAG
- a CDS encoding ATP adenylyltransferase encodes MGRDQLWERALLCTERALQSGALVPLATTLENLPGEDATTFELRHLAGATPKHLREAGPKPNPFRPWDQRLEVDQIGDNHVVILNKFPVQIGHMLLITRDWAPQNGWLNASDWSALISVDQSTTGLWFFNSNPKAGASQPHRHLQLLPRHDGERACPRDDWFSQFCPNNKDQNPLRKFIRVEHLIEFNPSVLQATYQRLCESLSLGTPNNDPLPIFAYNLLLTRSWMAVIRRSREGVHGFSVNALGFAGCLLSTDGSNLSWLKKAGPDELLRAVIGPED; translated from the coding sequence ATGGGTCGTGATCAGTTGTGGGAACGAGCTTTGTTGTGTACGGAACGCGCCTTGCAGTCTGGAGCCCTCGTTCCATTGGCTACAACGCTTGAGAACCTTCCTGGCGAAGACGCAACGACCTTTGAGCTTCGACACCTCGCCGGAGCGACGCCAAAACATCTTCGAGAGGCAGGGCCCAAGCCGAATCCCTTTCGACCATGGGATCAACGCCTGGAGGTCGATCAGATCGGAGATAACCACGTAGTGATTCTGAACAAGTTTCCTGTTCAGATCGGTCATATGTTGTTAATTACCCGTGATTGGGCACCTCAGAATGGATGGCTCAATGCATCAGATTGGTCTGCACTCATCTCGGTAGATCAGAGCACAACAGGGCTTTGGTTCTTTAATAGCAACCCCAAGGCTGGTGCCAGTCAACCTCATCGCCACCTGCAATTGTTGCCAAGACATGATGGGGAACGAGCCTGCCCAAGAGATGATTGGTTTTCTCAATTTTGTCCCAATAACAAAGATCAAAATCCTCTCCGAAAATTCATTCGTGTTGAACATTTAATTGAATTCAATCCATCTGTATTGCAGGCAACCTACCAACGACTTTGTGAAAGCTTGAGTCTTGGCACTCCAAACAATGATCCATTGCCCATCTTCGCTTACAACCTTTTATTGACTCGATCTTGGATGGCTGTGATTCGTCGAAGTCGTGAAGGGGTTCATGGATTTAGTGTGAATGCCTTGGGTTTCGCAGGATGCTTGTTAAGTACAGATGGTTCAAACTTGTCTTGGTTGAAGAAAGCAGGCCCTGATGAACTTCTCCGCGCTGTCATTGGTCCAGAGGATTAA